The Labilibaculum sp. sequence ATTGTAATAGTCAGCCTTTAAAATATAAACAGAATCGGTTGGTGAGATATTCCGAATGCTAACAGTAATTGTAAGGTCAAATGTCCGATGCTCATGAATATGATATATATGAGAGTAAACCGGAAGATAGGTTTTTCCTTGAAAAAACGGATCAAAACTCTCAATGTTAGCCTGTTTGCTTGTCCAGTCTGCTTGCTGAACAGGGTATTTATCAGTTTCTCTTTCGCTGCAGGAACTAATAATCAGGGCTATAATTAATATTTTAAATATATTTCTCATTTATATATGCTTTTGGTACTCAGTCATAAATTTACAATAAATTATCCTGTGCACGATAGCTGTCTTTTTTTTTATGACATGAAACGCCAGTCTGTCTAAAAACGAATCAAACGGCTCAATGAAGTGTTAAATATAGCTGTTTTAAGCATACCTGAAAATTGATATTGCTTTTATTTTGATATCAAATTGAGGTTCTTATTTGGGTTCATTTTCCCCGTTTCACACGATTTTATCGTGTGCTTACTATTGGGAATAAAGGAACTCGGCACAATCGTTCTCCAGCGGGAGGATATTATTAAGCCTGCTCGCAGCTGACAGCCCCCCCTTCCACACGATACAATCGTGCGGGAGCGGGAGGATTTTCAACCTAAAAAAGGAAGCCTTAAAAGTTTGCTAAGCAGTAAACTTTTAAAGCTTTCATCTTATTTTTAGAAATATTATTTAGTTGTGCAACGCTTACTTTTGTTATGGGCTTTTATTTTTTCAACCCAAAGGAATTTAAGAACTTATCAACAGATTCGATATCTATCTGCTGACCTCCTGCACTAATCATGAATAAGTCGTTATCAATTTTATAAACTCTACTTTTTATAATTCCATCTCCGTTAAAAACTTTGCAAATTGACTCCATACCAATATAGTTTTTGTATGTTATTTGTTTAAATTCAAAGTCCGTTCCTCCAAGTTTTGTTGCAGAACCAGCCAGCATGGCTTTAAATGATTCATTCAATAGATTAGGATCTGTTTTTTCTAGAACTTTTAATTTATTGGGAAATGCATTATGTGCTATAAAATACATAAAAGGTTTATTCTGTTTTGCTCCTTGTAAAATCCAATTTGTAATTAAAATATTCTCGAGATTAGGGTCTCTACTTTCTGTTTTTTCAACTTTAAATTCAGTTACTGGAAATTGTATATCAAATTCAGGAATAACATGAGCTACTGTTTCAATCTTATTCTTCTTTTTAGAGTCTGAATTTGTCTGTCCATTTGAACATGCTGTAACTAGTGATAAAAATGCGACTAATCCTATTATTCCAATATTTCTCATTTCTTAAATTATAGAGTTTGTGTTTCGATTAATTAATTGCCCATAACGTCAGTCTGTCTAAAAACTTATCAAACTGCACAATTAAGTGTTAAATATAGCGGTTTTAGGCATACATAAAAATTGATATTGCTTTTATTTTGATATCAAATTGAGCTTCTTATTTGGGCGACACTTAACTTTAACAGCAGTATTAATTCAAGAAAATAAGATAATTGCTGTATTGCCCATTTCATGAGGGTTTTCAGGCCAATAATATTGATTAAGCGGCGCAGGTTGTAGGCGGTCATTTGTAAGCCCACATCGGCACTAGCCCTTGCCATGCTTTTTTTTGTCAATTTCTTCTTCGATGATCTTTTTTTTATCGCCGTCACTTTCTGCCAATGCCTTTTCATACTCCGAAAGCTTGTTCTCAATATAAGCTAAATGACGGTCAATCTTTTTTTGATTGAAGTTGTTTTTCTTGCTGTTTTGTGCCCTGAGTTTGGTGCTGTCACCGGCCAGCAATTTTCCTCCAATCAAATTAAAGTGTTTGGCCAGTTGAACGGTTTGCCGGAATACTTTTTTTATTGCTTTGGGATTGTCCCGTCTAAAGTTGGAGATGGTATTGTGGTCAGGGCTTAAGCACCTGAGCAACCACATAACTTCTATGTTTCTCGTACACTCTTTCTCTAAACCCCGGGAGGAGCGGGTTCTGTTCAGATACCCATAAATGTAGAGTTTGAGTAAATCCGATGGACGGTAAGCCGGTCGTCCGTTTTCATCAAAATCAACTTTAAAACCAAAGTCATTCAAATCAAGGCTGTCAACAAACAGGTCGATCAAGCGAACTTCATTGTCTTTAGCAATTGACTGATCCAGTGAGATGGGAAAAAGATGAGTTTGTGTTCTGTCTTGTCCTTGTATAAATCTCATACCATAAGATAACAAAGTGTTGAAAACCTGCCAAATACAGCAATAATAACTTGTCAACAACTTATCAAGGTTTTTAGACAGTCTGACGGTCACTTGTAAGTTGTCGTTGCGGATTTCGGAGCTCGTTCCTGTCCGGCAGGACGGAACGATGTTGCGAGAATCCAGCGTACGACACACCACGAACCCCGCAATGCAATTTACAATTTGTTATGGGGCGATTTTTTTTATCGCATTTAAATAAAATTTCTCGTAATCTTTTTTTGTATTTATACTAAAAGGAACTACATCACAACTTTTTAGTAGTTCCAGTCTGTGTTTAATTTCCTTATGACTTTCCGAATTGTAATAGAAGAAAATTTTATTATTAATTGGAAAGCTTTTGTGTTTTCTTCTTGCGCGATAAGTTAACAACCACCAAAGGTGCATTTCTACAAAGTCAAGGGTTAACCCAATAATATGGATATCGTGAGTAAAGAAGAACTCAATCCAACTGTCGTATTCAAAAGAATTATTCTCAAATTTTGCTTTTATTGAGTCTGTACTGTATGATTTGTACAATTTACCCCCAAGCACATATTCTCTCAATTTTTGTAAATATCCACTATATTGTTCATATCCTAGCATTATGGAAGTTGATATTCTTGAGTCTCCATGAATATGCCAAATCTTTTTATTGTCATTCTCAGTGTGTCTAAATAAACTGTATGTGGTCTGTTTAATTTTACCCTTGTCGGATGTTTCTGCTGATTTTTTTATTGCATTTTCCAAAGTGAAATCGTAATTCGCAGTCAAAATGTTACTTGCGTTAGATTTAGCAAGTTCTTCATGGATGCTATTTTGGTGCAATTTGCTCGTCTCTGTTGCAATGAATTTTTTTACTTCTTTTTCTTCAATCCCCCTATTTTTCATTGCTTCAATGACAATTTCTTCATAAAGCAGAGGAAATGGTTTATTGTCCTTATTTATTTGTCCTTCGGCGCCAATAAATGAAATAAGGTTATCAATTAAATCACTCCATGAAAAGCTATTATTAATTCTGTTTATTCCGTTTCCGACTAAAATTACTTTCTCATTCATAACTCAGGTTTATTTAGTTAGATATTGTCTTATTTCAAATTGCACCATAACGAACAAGTATATGCAAATGTGGGCGATTGCGGGCTTCAAACTTATCAAACCGTGAAAAAGTTTGAGCGAGCTAAAACCGTTGAATTTACTACTATCACGCCTATTTGCTATATACATTGTTGTGGCGTCGTTATTTCTTGTTTTTCTTATATGACTGTTTAATCAATGACATTATATACTCTAAATTTTCATCATCACGAATCTGCAATTCATAATCTCCATTTCCCCAATGTCCAACGTTTGAAACATCTCTCGCTAATTCTTTTGGGTCGTCAAGTTCTCCTTTAAACATATTAATCCACATTTTCAGAGCTTTCTTCTGTATATGAATGTCGGCAATGTTGGAGCCACTCACAAAAGCCAAATATTTTTTCGTTGGTTTTAGTTCAATTCCGTCAAGGTTTGAAATCGCTGATTTAAAAGTATCATAAAGCTCTAAAATCTCGGGAGATGCAATTTCCAAATGCTCTTTCTCTGTATAAACTTTAATCTCTTTGTTTACTGTCTCAACTACATCGTCATCACGGGAAATTGTTTTCACACTCTCTTGCGCTCCGCTCGTCTGAATCTGACTGTAATTAACAGTTTGGTTATCATACCGTTTTATTTCCCATAATTCAATCGGCAAGTCTTTAAAGTTTATGGCTTCACGTTGATAAGTCGTAAATGATGGAGAGACAAATATTACTCTTGATTGAGACCAATCAACATCGTTTCTTTTTAGCACTTCCTTTCCACACTCATTATATTCAAGTATAAAGTCTGCTTTATTGTTGAGCATTAATGATAGATATGCATATCCTTGGTCGATTACACTAAAGTTCTTGTCACGTTTGTACTCAATAATCACAAATGAACTTGCATCTGGGTCAAATGCCAATGTGTCTATTCGAAAATTATTTAACGCAAATTCAGACTTTACAAAATCAAGTCCGAACACCAATTTTAAATTCTCTTCAGTCAATGTTTGTAAATCCTTTTCCAGCTTAAAAGGATTTTCCTTAATCAACTCTAAATTTCCATTATTTATCTTGTAGTTTGCCATATTTTATTGTCCTTTTAATGCCAATATTCTCGATACATATCTGCAATCATTTCGGCTTTTAAATCCTCATAATGCGAAATCATATCCCACTGCCAATCAAAAAAGTAGATGAGTTTATCAATTACAGTTTTAAAATTATTCAAATCAATTGTTTCGCGATTCAAACTATCTTTTCTATTTGGCCCTCGTGTCACTGGGTATCGAAAAGACATTGACTGAGGGTCTTCTGAATTGAATTGACTAATAATCCTTTCGACGTTATCCAAAATATCTTTGTCAATCTGCTCTATTTGTGGCAAAATTTCATTTCTGTATGTATTCCAGAGTCTGATTAAACTATGTTCGTCGGAAAAATCCTTTTCTTTGTCAAGATATTTATACCCCATTATAATCAACTCTTTCAGTCTTAATTCCAGAAACTGGCGATAGTTAAATACTAATGGATAAATCAACGTGTTTGAATAAAATCTATTTTCTATGCAAAATTCCCAAAGTTTTTTACCTGCTTCTTTGTAGCCCTCTGAATAAAGGAAAAACTTATTCGCTGGATTTTTCAACCAAGCTCCATAATCGGGATTTATTTCATCCTTAAATATGCTATCTGATTTATTTGGTAAACTCTCTTTCATTTGGTACGGTTTTTTTTTAATTCTGACTAACGTCAAAATTCTGCACTCAAATTAGGCAAGTTGCAAAACCCAACGTCTTCTGGTTTTATGTCAAATTTAATAATATTTTTCTTTATTCTTGAAACAAGCTTTAATTTTCTCTTTTGGTCTAAAAACAGATAATCTGTGGGTGGTTGATAGGGCACCTTTTGAGTAATCATTGTCCATATTATTACTGCCAACTTTCTTGCTGTCGCACTTACTGCTGACTGCCGACCTTTTCGATAGGCAATCCGTTTAAAAAAGTCAGACATATGCGTATCTTTTAAATTGCCAATAGCATTGGCTGAATGGCGTAGAGCAATCTTTAATCTATTACTCCCTTTGGGTATTCGATTACTCAATATTTTACCACCTGATATTTTATTATTGGGAGCTAATCGCAACCATGAGCAGAATTCTTTTGATGTCTTAAATTTCTTAAATCCATCAATTCCTATTTCACTCATTATTGCCATTACTGTTGCATGACTAACACCTTCGATTGCCATTAAATCAACTCCTCCGAAGTATTGATAAGCTACTTGGTTGAAATTTTTGATATCAATAGCATTTTTATTGATTCTTTTATAAGGCTTCTCTGTTGTTTTAAGCTTTAGCTTTTCAGGATTTTTCTTTATTTCTTTCCGTACAAGCTTCTCAATTTCTATATCACAAGCCTTTATTTTTCGTTGAAAGAATTTATAGCTTTCATATTCTTGTTTCAACCCAAATAAGAAATCTTCTCTGTTATTTCCGTGTAATGCTTTGGCTATTTCTTCTTTGGGTTTTCTACAATTATAATGCCGATGCTCTGCTAATGAATATGGATCAAGATTTCCATTACAGATGTCTTCTATTATTTTCATTCCTGTAAGCCCACAAATATCATTTACTACTACATCTAATCGAAAGTTTAAAAATTTCAAATACTTCTGCATTTTCCGCGATGCACTTGCAGCTAAGTCTAACCAATTAGTTCGCTGTCGACAATATGTACGTAATATCTCTGTCATCTCATCCGGCAAAAAGCTGCTAGTCAATAAGCCTAAAGAATGAAGCTTTTGAATCCAGCGACTATCTTTGACATCTGTCTTTTTCCCTTTTGCATTTTTTGTAAATTTTCCATTACACAAAATCACTTCTAAACCATGCTTTTGTAACTCGACATATAAGTTTTGCCAGTAATCTCCTGTTGATTCCATAGCTACAGAAGTGATTCCATAAGATAACAGCCATTCGCATAATTCAATCAAATCTTCTGCATATACCCCAAATTCTTTTACATCTTCCAAGGATTGACCTACTGCTACAAAATGTGATCTACTGCCAATATCAATACCTGCTGCATTGGTATTGATAATCTCCATTTCAATTTTCTTTTTCCTTGCCATTATTTACACTTTAAATAAATAAAATGACTCTAAGGAAATGTATCTTTGATTCGAGAATTATTCTGAACGGGGTCTTCGCTAAAGCGAGCCACCACTGTAATTATCAACAGGCCTTCGAATCACAACTTCGAAGGCTTTTACATTTCAACCAGAATGCGCCACGGGCTTTGAATGCACCAGTTAAAGAATCGGTTATGCAAAGAGTCTCTCGAAATATAGCAGGAAATTTTATTAAGGATTCTATTCGTTAGCAATAGTAATTAATTGGTTACGCTGATGTGGCGAATGCGCCACAACGGTGGCGGTATGAAAAGTTGCCGATTGCGGGCGATTTTCTGTCAAGTTACACAAATGATGGAGCGGACTACAACCCTTGAATAACCTAATGTCCCGGCAATTTTTTATACCGCGTGTTGGCGTTTCGTTGTTTTTTATCCAACCCACGTGGCAAAATTGTTGTATCCATCATCATCTATCCAATCGTAAACTGGATAGATAGTTGATAATCTATATATCTTATTTCTTTTTGATTCTTCTACTTCATTAACAGTCCAGCCTTCCAAGTCAGTATATTTTGTCCATTCACCTTGAATATAATTATGAAGGCTCAATTTTTTTCCAGTATTGTCAAATGAATATCCTAAATAGTAGAACGGATTATTTCCTTTTGACTTAGTATTACCATCTTTCCCTTTTATACCATTAATATGGATACCTAATAGAAAATTGCCTTTCTCAAGACTTTTCATAATTTCATAATCAACCCACCTTCGTTTAAAAGTGTCTGAACCAATTAAAACACACGTTACCGAAGTGTTTTTAAGCTCACTATTGATTAATCTTTTTAGTGCTAAATCACTAGTTTTCTTTGCATCTTCCCAAATTGAAGCATCAAAATATCCAGCATTGTCATCCTTTGTCAGTTTGTGATTTCTCACAACATTTGCTCTAAAATCAATTACATCTTGATAATGAAAGCTAAAAAATACTCTTCTTGCCATAAGCTTATTTGTTAATTTTTTGAATTATAGATATTACAGTTTTTATGATGTCAGGAATTGTCATATCACTTTTTGCAAATTCATTCACAATCGGAATTAACCATTCGTGGTTTGGATAGAACTCTTGGGGAGTTGCCATAACAGTGTTAAATATTTCCTCTGACATAAAACCTGTAGAAGCTATTGGAATTGGAATTAAACCTCTTTCAATAGCAATTTCAAATTCACGCTTAACACCATTAGCATTAATAATATTCTTGCTTTCATCAAGTTTATTTCCAAAAATAAAAATTGCTATACCTGCAAATTTTATCATTCGTTGCCTATATTCTTCCCATAACACAGGTAAGTCTTTATTGCCTGTTTTAAATTGGGGAAATGGCTTAATAATTAATTGGTCTTCACTATATTTATCTGGTCTCTCATAGATTGCATCTAAGGCTCCATTAATGACAGCACTACCAACACCCCACCCAAAACCATTGACAATTCTAAATCCAGATGAAATAATCTCTTTACTTAGGTTATGAATAAAGGTCTGAGCTTCAAGTCTATTTAGTCTTCCGTAATCTTCTGCACTTCCAGAGATAAAAACAGTTCTTTTTCTGAATCTATTTTCAACCTCTTTTAATATTTCTGTTATTTCTGTGAAGTCTTCAATGATTAATGCTTGAATCCCATATCTCTTTAAATCATTAATCATCAGCATTTGCTTTCTTGATTTATATTCAAAGTCAGCTTGAGATTCTGCTCCCCAATCGCCTAATTTGAATTTTTTAATAAAGCAATAGTGCTGTCTTTTGTCCTGTGAAAGCTTAATATTTAGACGACTCAAAACATAATCTAAGTTTGGGTCAGTAAAACTAAAACCAATAAACAAAAATGTTTTTGTCGTCAAATCTCCCGAAAGTGCAGCAATAAATTGTTCATGAGTTTTATAATAAGCTTCATATTGTTCTTTAGTTAAAATAGCATCATTTGGCATTGAAACATCTCCATGCATTTTATAAACAACAACATCCCTTTTAGGTCTTGTATTGGTTAACTGTTTTACGTTGTGTTTAACATCAATAATTTTGTTTGCTTCTTTTAGTGAATTTTCGATTAAAACATCATAATTTGTTGTCCAAAATGTTGATATTGGAAGCCTAGCAAGAATTCTATGATTTTCTGTAATATCATTTTCGTCAATAAACTCTTCTAGAATTTTTCGATTCAATTTTGCTTTATTGCCTCCTTTTTCATTTACATGGTATTGAGCCAAAGAAATTAAATCATATTCTTTATCAATTTCTAACCCAAGTTCCTTAGCTATGTCTTCAAGAAGTTCTGACCAATTAACATAGCCAGCAGCTTTTGACATACCTGCACCAGCAAAAATAGCAGCATTATTTTCTGCAAGGTCATTTACATAGTCCTTTATAAAAGCCTCTATTTCATTATTAAATTTCATCGTTGAGTAGGTTTAGTTCCATTTAACCAAGAATTAAAAATTGTATATTTTGATTGGGTCTCATGAACCCACAAAGCCACCTTATTACTGTCTTTTATCGTATCGATTTGTATATAGTAATAAATGCCAAGGTATTCAGAACCGACAAAAGAAGTCTTACTATTTTTAGAAATCGGCAATACAGCTACAGTTCCTCTAAGAGCATCAAAATAACCAAGTTCCCAAGGCATCCATTTAGAATTTGAAGCATTTTATGAAAAAGCATATATCAATGATTTACAGTTTTTCATTCGCTCTTGTAGAGTTAGTGCAGTCTCTTTTGTTACATTAGCTCTACTAAGCAATGGGTCTTCAATCCAATCCACATATACTGAATACCCCAAGTCTTCAATTTCTAGTTTTAAACCTGCTACTATTTCTGAGTCACTTGAGCTATGTGATAGAAATATATCATAAGTTTTTGATTGTGAAGAAAACAGCTTCTGCCTACTAATTGATTCATTAAGTATTTGTTTGGCTCTAGTTTCATAACTGTCATAAATAGAACCATAACCTCCTTTGCTTAATTGGTTTCTAACTCTATTTCGTAATCTGTCTTCTGTAAATAATGCCATAGTTTATTTTGTGTACGGGGTTTTTCTACAATGAACGCCAACGTAAAAGTGTTTTATCCTTTCGTTTTTTAAAATTAACAAAACATTATTTAGAACACTGATTTTTACTTCTCAGAATAGTTCCAAATAAAGGATAAAACATAGTTGGACAATGTCGCCGGAGCTATGGGCATTTAATTGCTTTGTTTTCTCAGACAGTAGTTTCGGACTTTCTGCTTGCGCTGTGTGACAGAAAACCAGAGTGTTTCATTACTGTTTTTTGCTTGGAATAGAGCATAATTCACCCTTTCAACTGCTGTTGTTAAATTTTCTTTTTATC is a genomic window containing:
- a CDS encoding SIR2 family protein, whose translation is MKFNNEIEAFIKDYVNDLAENNAAIFAGAGMSKAAGYVNWSELLEDIAKELGLEIDKEYDLISLAQYHVNEKGGNKAKLNRKILEEFIDENDITENHRILARLPISTFWTTNYDVLIENSLKEANKIIDVKHNVKQLTNTRPKRDVVVYKMHGDVSMPNDAILTKEQYEAYYKTHEQFIAALSGDLTTKTFLFIGFSFTDPNLDYVLSRLNIKLSQDKRQHYCFIKKFKLGDWGAESQADFEYKSRKQMLMINDLKRYGIQALIIEDFTEITEILKEVENRFRKRTVFISGSAEDYGRLNRLEAQTFIHNLSKEIISSGFRIVNGFGWGVGSAVINGALDAIYERPDKYSEDQLIIKPFPQFKTGNKDLPVLWEEYRQRMIKFAGIAIFIFGNKLDESKNIINANGVKREFEIAIERGLIPIPIASTGFMSEEIFNTVMATPQEFYPNHEWLIPIVNEFAKSDMTIPDIIKTVISIIQKINK
- a CDS encoding SIR2 family protein, which produces MNEKVILVGNGINRINNSFSWSDLIDNLISFIGAEGQINKDNKPFPLLYEEIVIEAMKNRGIEEKEVKKFIATETSKLHQNSIHEELAKSNASNILTANYDFTLENAIKKSAETSDKGKIKQTTYSLFRHTENDNKKIWHIHGDSRISTSIMLGYEQYSGYLQKLREYVLGGKLYKSYSTDSIKAKFENNSFEYDSWIEFFFTHDIHIIGLTLDFVEMHLWWLLTYRARRKHKSFPINNKIFFYYNSESHKEIKHRLELLKSCDVVPFSINTKKDYEKFYLNAIKKIAP
- a CDS encoding TIR domain-containing protein translates to MARRVFFSFHYQDVIDFRANVVRNHKLTKDDNAGYFDASIWEDAKKTSDLALKRLINSELKNTSVTCVLIGSDTFKRRWVDYEIMKSLEKGNFLLGIHINGIKGKDGNTKSKGNNPFYYLGYSFDNTGKKLSLHNYIQGEWTKYTDLEGWTVNEVEESKRNKIYRLSTIYPVYDWIDDDGYNNFATWVG
- a CDS encoding DUF5655 domain-containing protein; protein product: MANYKINNGNLELIKENPFKLEKDLQTLTEENLKLVFGLDFVKSEFALNNFRIDTLAFDPDASSFVIIEYKRDKNFSVIDQGYAYLSLMLNNKADFILEYNECGKEVLKRNDVDWSQSRVIFVSPSFTTYQREAINFKDLPIELWEIKRYDNQTVNYSQIQTSGAQESVKTISRDDDVVETVNKEIKVYTEKEHLEIASPEILELYDTFKSAISNLDGIELKPTKKYLAFVSGSNIADIHIQKKALKMWINMFKGELDDPKELARDVSNVGHWGNGDYELQIRDDENLEYIMSLIKQSYKKNKK
- a CDS encoding DUF3124 domain-containing protein; the encoded protein is MRNIFKILIIALIISSCSERETDKYPVQQADWTSKQANIESFDPFFQGKTYLPVYSHIYHIHEHRTFDLTITVSIRNISPTDSVYILKADYYNTIGENIRQYIKKPIFLRPLETLEIIIEEQDMEGGSGANFVFDWAKRNDKNPPLFEAVMISTYGQQGLSFTTRGLPVFE
- a CDS encoding IS110 family transposase produces the protein MARKKKIEMEIINTNAAGIDIGSRSHFVAVGQSLEDVKEFGVYAEDLIELCEWLLSYGITSVAMESTGDYWQNLYVELQKHGLEVILCNGKFTKNAKGKKTDVKDSRWIQKLHSLGLLTSSFLPDEMTEILRTYCRQRTNWLDLAASASRKMQKYLKFLNFRLDVVVNDICGLTGMKIIEDICNGNLDPYSLAEHRHYNCRKPKEEIAKALHGNNREDFLFGLKQEYESYKFFQRKIKACDIEIEKLVRKEIKKNPEKLKLKTTEKPYKRINKNAIDIKNFNQVAYQYFGGVDLMAIEGVSHATVMAIMSEIGIDGFKKFKTSKEFCSWLRLAPNNKISGGKILSNRIPKGSNRLKIALRHSANAIGNLKDTHMSDFFKRIAYRKGRQSAVSATARKLAVIIWTMITQKVPYQPPTDYLFLDQKRKLKLVSRIKKNIIKFDIKPEDVGFCNLPNLSAEF
- a CDS encoding transposase, which translates into the protein MRFIQGQDRTQTHLFPISLDQSIAKDNEVRLIDLFVDSLDLNDFGFKVDFDENGRPAYRPSDLLKLYIYGYLNRTRSSRGLEKECTRNIEVMWLLRCLSPDHNTISNFRRDNPKAIKKVFRQTVQLAKHFNLIGGKLLAGDSTKLRAQNSKKNNFNQKKIDRHLAYIENKLSEYEKALAESDGDKKKIIEEEIDKKKHGKG